In Oryza brachyantha chromosome 2, ObraRS2, whole genome shotgun sequence, a single window of DNA contains:
- the LOC102706162 gene encoding uncharacterized protein LOC102706162, with product MMFTEGLDESAISWIKQGTGSPALQRSPLAERLPAGQIAAPRSPAPALYGRGCVGGGGGNGLFSPKSLPPVRTTGRHSGLLGRHHSVLLAAAADSEEEEEEGEEESVASWGVADDCYYGNFSDTLEEDGACSSGDSSLLRRAMDRGGLGGFDDEVTSQLNRRVGGGGGLVRGQSKENLRVEVRAAAAIAGKCSSGHHPVDSTPHEHYFGEQKFQALGTPSAPPIAAGDGHEAIFDTVAETKGGLERAGVSSVADILAQDVHEPEFPTRSNVQEDGVYVPYIEKKLLAQMPSFTANVQSAWQSFVAYDACFRICLNAWARNCMEAPEFLRDECIVLRSAFGIQKFLLHPKHNSQDDGKGVYDKDGSCNMKGRKLVKQIEIEVKKIRVVPQRPRLRATSSFRNLYMQAGSEYVRQISKILKSQVTMLTSTSSTSLPEEMFTCTLELQSSCKVNQRDSISPQYLKPGTGESQLFYLENQGDAILVEVQDNNRVVIGRTKIQVSSVTDTHQEEIIKWWPLYLDDQECVGKIQLCINFSVSSDNQGAAKMLQGGPAVDTIVYDMVLEAAMRAQNFNSKMLVVSGSWRWLLDEFSDYYGVSDAYRKLRYLSYILNIATPTKDCLELTYELLLPVMKARDDRTLTRQERSILLDCEDRIKSLLAVVFENYKSLDENSPTGLSDLFGPILDCAAPALAPAVQIFSVMHDILSNEAQNILRNYLQTAVAKRCRRHMIETDEFMSSNNDSLLTDPMAISAAYLKMKTICINISREIQADIKIHNQNILPSSIDLPNIAASLYSTELCKRLKGFLSASPPSRPLEHVAELLIATADFERDLDSWQVRPVHGGVVSRELFHGYIMVWIEDTRLQLLDNCRADKLSCPAVSTTSTFVEQMYEQIKESINEYGVVINRWPHYLMNLESAIADVEREIMKALEKQYVETLLPLRDGIPKILEKQVQRLTRRQSISPYVVPNQLGTFMNTVKRMLDVLHCRVEDSLKSWAAYLTITNGNAVFGEQMNSITVMLRKKYKKYLQAIVEKLVSNAQANRTTRLKRILEETRESEGESEIRERMQALRAHLSESIYNLHEVFSSRIFVAICRGFWDKLGQIVLRFLESRKENRIWYRGSDYALGILDDVFASEMQKLLGNSLQEKDLDPPQSIVDARSILC from the exons ATGATGTTCACGGAGGGCCTCGACGAGTCGGCGATCAGCTGGATTAAGCAGGGCACGGGCTCTCCTGCTCTGCAGAGATCGCCGCTGGCGGAGCGGCTGCCCGCGGGGCAGatcgcggcgccgaggagccCCGCTCCCGCGCTGTACGGCAGGGGCTGcgtcggcgggggcggcgggaaTGGGTTGTTCTCCCCCAAGAGCCTCCCGCCCGTGCGGACCACGGGGCGGCACTCGGGTTTGCTGGGGCGGCACCACTCCGTGCTcctcgcggccgcggcggactccgaggaggaggaggaggagggggaggaggagagcgtcGCGTCGTGGGGGGTGGCTGATGACTGCTACTACGGGAACTTCTCCGACACGCTCGAGGAGGACGGGGCGTGCTCCAGCGGCGACTCCAGCCTGCTCCGGAGGGCCATGGACCGCGGTGGGTTAGGAGGGTTCGACGATGAAGTCACCTCGCAGCTGAACCGgagggtcggcggcggcggcgggttggTCCGCGGGCAGTCCAAGGAGAACCTTCGGGTGGAGGTGCGAGCCGCTGCCGCTATCGCCGGGAAATGCTCCAGCGGCCACCACCCCGTCGACTCCACCCCGCAC GAACATTATTTTGGTGAGCAAAAGTTTCAAGCTCTTGGGACACCAAGTGCACCTCCAATTGCAGCAGGAGATGGGCACGAGGCCATTTTTGACACTGTTG CTGAAACCAAAGGTGGCCTTGAGAGGGCTGGGGTATCATCAGTGGCAGATATACTGGCCCAGGACGTTCATGAGCCTGAGTTTCCTACAAG aTCAAATGTTCAGGAAGATGGTGTTTATGTGCCGTACATCGAGAAAAAATTGTTAGCTCAGATGCCGAGTTTCACGGCTAA CGTCCAAAGTGCATGGCAATCTTTTGTTGCATACGACGCATGCTTTCGGATCTGTCTGAATGCATGGGCAAGAAACTGCATGGAGGCTCCAGAATTCCTTCGTGATGAGTGTATAGTGCTGAGAAGCGCCTTTGG TATACAGAAATTTTTGCTTCATCCCAAGCACAACAGTCAAGATGACGGAAAAGGTGTCTATGATAAGGATGGTAGTTGCAACATGAAGGGCAGAAAACTTGTTAAACAGATTGAGATCGAAG taaaaaaaatacgtgTTGTACCTCAAAGACCAAGGCTTCGGGCAACATCATCCTTCAGAAATCTGTATATGCAAGCTGGTAGCGAGTATGTCAGACAGatctctaaaattttgaagagTCAGGTTACCATGTTGACATCCACGTCATCAACATCTTTGCCAGAAG AAATGTTCACATGCACGCTAGAATTGCAAAGTTCCTGCAAGGTTAACCAGAGAGATTCCATTTCTCCGCAATATTTGAAGCCAGGCACTGGTGAATCTCAACTCTT TTATCTAGAGAACCAGGGTGATGCTATTCTTGTTGAAGTACAAGACAACAATCGGGTTGTCATAGGTCGCACaaaaattcaagtttcatCGGTCACTGATACTCAT caggaGGAAATCATTAAGTGGTGGCCTCTATATCTTGATGATCAAGAATGCGTGGGCAAAATTCAGCTTTGTATAAACTTCTCCGTGTCTTCTGACAATCAAGGAGCTGCAAAG ATGCTGCAAGGCGGTCCTGCTGTGGATACTATTGTATATGACATGGTTCTGGAAGCAGCAATGAGAGCTCAGAATTTCAATAGCAAAATGCTGGTTGTAAGTGGTTCATGGAGGTGGCTATTGGATGAGTTTTCAGATTACTATGGGGTATCAGACGCATATAGAAAATTGAG ATACTTGTCTTACATTTTGAATATTGCAACACCAACAAAAGATTGCTTGGAACTTACATATGAACTTCTTCTCCCTGTCATGAAAGCACGTGATGATAGGACTTTAACGCGACAGGAG AGAAGCATACTGTTAGATTGTGAAGATCGGATTAAGAGCCTCCTTGCAGTTGTATTTGAAAATTACAAGTCGTTGGACGAGAATTCTCCTACTGGTTTGTCTGACTTATTTGGACCCATATTAGATTGTGCTGCGCCAGCTTTAGCACCCGCAGTTCAGATATTCAGCGTAATGCACGATATACTCTCCAATGAAGCACAAAACATACTTCGGAACTATTTACAG ACTGCTGTGGCAAAAAGGTGCAGGAGGCATATGATTGAGACGGACGAATTCATGTCAAGCAATAATGACAGCCTTCTTACGGACCCTATGGCTATTTCTGCTGCATATCTCAAAATGAAGACTATATGTATTAACATAAGTCGTGAAATTCAAGCAGATATTAAGATTCACAATCAGAATATACTTCCAAG ttcaATAGATCTACCAAATATAGCAGCATCCCTCTACAGTACCGAGCTCTGCAAACGATTGAAGGGTTTTCTTTCTGCAAGTCCCCCATCAAGACCACTAGAACATGTTGCTGAACTGCTCATTGCTACTGCAGATTTTGAGAGAGATCTTGATTCTTGGCAAGTGAG ACCTGTGCATGGGGGTGTGGTTTCGAGGGAGTTGTTTCATGGCTACATCATGGTGTGGATTGAAGACACCCGATTGCAGTTACTTGACAATTGCAGAGCAGATAAG TTATCATGCCCTGCAGTATCAACAACCTCGACATTTGTTGAGCAAATGTAtgaacaaataaaagaaagcatAAATGAATACGGAGTAGTTATCAACAGATGGCCACATTATCTGATGAACTTAGAGAGC GCTATTGCTGATGTGGAGAGAGAAATTATGAAGGCACTGGAGAAGCAATACGTGGAAACTCTACTGCCTCTGAGAGACGGCATACCAAAAATTCTTGAGAAGCAGGTTCAAAGACTGACAAGAAGGCAATCTATAAGCCCTTACGTTGTGCCGAATCAG TTAGGAACATTCATGAACACAGTTAAAAGAATGTTAGATGTGTTACACTGCCGAGTTGAAGATAGTCTCAAATCGTGGGCAGCATATCTAACAATAACAAACGGGAACGCTGTTTTTGGAGAGCAAATGAACTCCATCACAGTCATGTTAAGGAAGAAGTACAAGAAATACCTGCAAGCAATTGTGGAGAAGCTTGTTAGTAAT GCACAAGCTAACCGAACCACCAGGCTAAAACGGATTCTTGAAGAAACAAGAGAAAGCGAAGGAGAAAGCGAGATTCGTGAGAGGATGCAAGCTCTCCGCGCCCATCTCTCCGAATCCATTTACAATCTCCATGAAGTCTTTTCCAGCAGAATATTTGTTGCTATTTGCCGAGGATTCTGGGATAAGTTGGGCCAG ATTGTGTTGAGGTTTCTCGAGAGCAGAAAAGAGAACAGGATTTGGTACCGAGGATCTGATTACGCATTAGGG ATCTTGGACGATGTCTTTGCATCAGAAATGCAAAAACTGCTGGGTAACTCCCTGCAGGAAAAGGACCTCGATCCACCGCAGTCGATAGTCGACGCCCGATCTATCCTCTGCTAG
- the LOC121053631 gene encoding uncharacterized protein LOC121053631 — MASPVFEPHGGAAVAVAGVGGGDVAFCVVILCLSVLSMIIFAVSTDGGGRRRSGRANGPVFVGGRGCGCGGHRSGSCVCGTYLS, encoded by the coding sequence ATGGCGAGCCCGGTGTTCGAGccccacggcggcgcggcggtggcggtggccggggtcggcggcggcgacgtggcgtTCTGCGTCGTCATCCTCTGCCTCTCCGTGCTGTCCATGATCATCTTCGCGGTCTCCACCGAcggcggggggcggcggcgctccggccgGGCGAACGGGCCGGTGTTCGTCGGCGGCAggggctgcggctgcggcggccacCGCTCCGGCTCCTGCGTCTGCGGCACCTACCTCTCCTGA
- the LOC102706442 gene encoding protein DNA-DAMAGE INDUCIBLE 1, translated as MKVTVMTADEQILTVDVDPDESVENLKALLEVETSVPLRQQQLHFNGSEIQNSDKLSTVGVQDGDLVMMVKVTSNERPSQDVIGLNPDGSAVNPQAFRQHIRSDSQLMAQLLQNDPGLAQAILADDINELQNNLRSRHQQRLQLKRKQEEELALMYADPFDVEAQKKIEAAIRQKGIDENWEAALEHNPEAFARVVMLYVDMEVNGVPLKAFVDSGAQSTIISKSCAERCGLLRLLDQRYRGVAIGVGQSEILGRIHVAPIKIGHVFYPCSFTVLDAPNMEFLFGLDMLRKHQCIIDLKDNVLRVGGGEVSVPFLQEKDIPSHIHDEDKLSKQASLSQGAAGESSTAREKAPDAPQRAPTTSAPAVNPPQGGDFEAKVTKLVELGFDRASVVQALKLFNGNEEQAAAFLFGG; from the exons atgaAGGTCACGGTGATGACCGCCGACGAGCAGATTCTCACCGTCGACGTCGACCCTGACGAATCT GTGGAGAATTTGAAGGCGCTTCTTGAGGTGGAG ACTAGCGTGCCCttgcggcagcagcagcttcacTTCAATGGCAGTGAGATACAAAACTCGGATAAACTTAGCACCGTCGGTGTCCAGGATGGTGATCTTGTGATGATGGTGAAGGTTACCTCTAATGAAAG GCCATCTCAGGATGTTATAGGATTAAATCCTGATGGATCTGCTGTGAATCCTCAAGCTTTTCGGCAACATATTCGAAGCGACTCACAACTTATGGCGCAACTCCTTCAG AATGACCCAGGATTAGCACAGGCTATTCTTGCTGATGACATCAATGAGTTACAAAATAACTTAAGGTCACGCCATCAACAAAGACTACAACTAAAGCGCAAGCAAGAAGAAGAGCTT GCTCTAATGTATGCTGATCCTTTTGATGTTGAAGCTCAGAAGAAAATTGAAGCTGCAATTCGGCAG AAAGGCATCGATGAAAACTGGGAGGCTGCCTTAGAGCACAACCCTGAAGCATTTGCTCGAGTG GTTATGCTGTATGTGGACATGGAAGTCAATGGTGTACCTTTgaag GCCTTTGTTGACAGTGGAGCCCAGTCAACTATCATATCGAAAAGTTGTGCTGAACGTTGCGG GTTGCTTAGGCTGCTTGATCAACGGTACAGAGGGGTTGCTATTGGAGTTGGCCAATCAGAGATTCTTGGTAGAATACATGTAGCTCCAATAAAG ATTGGCCATGTCTTTTATCCTTGTTCATTCACAGTATTGGATGCTCCCAATATGGAATTTCTTTTTGGGCTTGATATGCTGCGGAAACATCAG TGCATAATTGACTTAAAGGACAATGTTCTTAGAGTAGGAGGTGGTGAGGTTTCAGTTCCCTTCTTACAAG AGAAAGACATCCCTTCACATATACATGATGAAGATAAATTGTCGAAGCAAGCATCTCTCAGCCAAGGAGCTGCTGGA GAATCGTCAACGGCACGGGAGAAGGCTCCTGATGCACCACAAAGAGCTCCAACTACAA GTGCTCCAGCTGTGAATCCTCCCCAG GGAGGAGATTTTGAAGCTAAAGTCACGAAACTGGTGGAACTTGGGTTCGACCGTGCATCTGTAGTACAAGCTCTCAAGCTATTCAACGGGAATGAGGAGCAGGCTGCTGCTTTCTTGTTTGGTGGTTAG